A genomic window from Candidatus Tumulicola sp. includes:
- the rplU gene encoding 50S ribosomal protein L21: MYAVIEANGRQILVREGEVIRLDRVAGDADAKVVFDRVLLAHDGKALRLGTPLVSKASVTARVVRQGKDRKIMVFHYKPKKRIRKRYGHRQPITELRIEKISLSS, from the coding sequence ATGTACGCCGTCATCGAAGCCAACGGCCGACAGATCTTGGTGCGCGAGGGCGAGGTCATTCGCCTCGACCGGGTCGCCGGCGACGCGGACGCAAAAGTCGTCTTTGACCGGGTGCTGCTCGCGCATGACGGCAAAGCGCTGCGCCTCGGCACGCCCCTGGTGAGCAAAGCCAGCGTGACCGCTCGGGTCGTCCGGCAGGGGAAAGACCGCAAGATCATGGTCTTCCACTATAAGCCCAAAAAGCGCATCCGCAAACGCTACGGGCACCGGCAGCCGATCACCGAGCTGCGGATTGAAAAAATCTCCCTCTCGTCATAA
- a CDS encoding STAS domain-containing protein, translating to MAQRAGVNVVEVAGEIDLVNVAEFRTYLERAAAADRGGIIVDFAQVTYFDSRTVAALADFAKRMLTNRQRLSLVAPEGSRAERILSIAGLGLVIEMHATVDEALEAAREA from the coding sequence ATGGCGCAGCGCGCCGGCGTCAACGTCGTCGAGGTCGCGGGAGAGATCGACCTGGTCAACGTCGCCGAATTCCGGACGTATTTGGAGCGGGCCGCCGCCGCCGACCGCGGCGGCATCATCGTCGATTTCGCCCAGGTCACGTACTTCGATAGCCGGACGGTGGCCGCTTTGGCGGACTTCGCCAAGCGCATGCTCACGAACCGCCAACGGCTCTCGCTGGTCGCACCGGAAGGCAGCCGCGCCGAGAGGATCTTGAGCATCGCCGGGCTTGGTCTTGTTATTGAGATGCACGCGACGGTCGACGAGGCGCTGGAGGCCGCGCGCGAAGCCTGA
- the speD gene encoding adenosylmethionine decarboxylase, whose translation MKALGTHIIVELSDCNPAILSDVDQVQKILVQAAREAKAEVLQTTFHRFNPQGVSGVVVIAESHLSIHTWPEYGYAAMDIYTCGETTDPWRACRYAATEFQAKQMLTTEVRRGMTDEAGVYGHSVGRKTTGVEPVAKNRKLSVVR comes from the coding sequence TTGAAGGCACTTGGGACGCACATCATCGTCGAACTGTCGGATTGTAATCCAGCGATCCTGAGCGACGTCGACCAAGTCCAAAAGATACTCGTTCAAGCGGCAAGAGAGGCAAAAGCCGAAGTTCTGCAGACCACGTTTCACCGCTTCAACCCGCAAGGGGTGAGCGGTGTCGTCGTTATTGCGGAATCGCACCTTTCCATCCACACGTGGCCCGAATATGGCTACGCCGCCATGGACATCTACACGTGCGGAGAGACCACCGATCCTTGGCGGGCCTGCCGCTACGCGGCGACCGAGTTCCAAGCCAAGCAGATGCTCACCACGGAAGTGCGCCGGGGGATGACCGACGAAGCCGGTGTGTACGGTCACAGCGTCGGCCGTAAGACGACCGGAGTGGAGCCAGTTGCCAAAAACCGAAAACTTTCAGTGGTACGTTGA
- a CDS encoding ribosomal-processing cysteine protease Prp, whose product MKKSPSRHKPNLAVSIERHAGRVVGLRVTGHAGFGLSGKDIVCSAVSALVLSAANGLKQRAGADVRVLDDADGEYRLDLLRGDARAQAILESVVDGLRAIARSHPGHLKVASLRLRARPPAPRRPSRASQ is encoded by the coding sequence TTGAAAAAATCTCCCTCTCGTCATAAGCCGAACCTCGCAGTATCGATCGAGCGGCACGCGGGTCGCGTTGTCGGCCTGCGCGTCACCGGTCATGCCGGGTTCGGGCTTTCTGGAAAAGATATCGTGTGCTCGGCGGTCAGCGCCCTTGTGCTGTCGGCGGCCAACGGGCTGAAGCAGCGCGCCGGAGCGGACGTACGGGTCCTGGACGATGCGGACGGGGAGTACCGATTGGACCTGCTGCGCGGAGACGCCCGCGCGCAAGCGATCCTCGAAAGCGTGGTCGACGGACTGCGCGCGATCGCCCGTTCCCATCCAGGCCACCTGAAAGTCGCCTCGCTCAGGCTTCGCGCGCGGCCTCCAGCGCCTCGTCGACCGTCGCGTGCATCTCAATAA